DNA from Quercus lobata isolate SW786 chromosome 1, ValleyOak3.0 Primary Assembly, whole genome shotgun sequence:
ATACGAATCAGAGGAAGAGGCTCAGAAGGCTTTGAAGGCCATGAATGGCAGGGtatcatctttctctctctgcgTTATAGAACTCCATTATTTAACTTAAAATACTATTACAATTAATTCTAATGCAAATCCATATGTAATTTAATCTGGTTTTATTAGAATGTCTGGGTTAAATATTCAAATTACTGATTGGGTGTTGCGTATAATAGTAAATTGATGGGGTTTTTCCAATAGTTAGGAATAGggaatttcttttttagtttatcATTGATTGGTGTTCTTAGTAATTTGGACCGAATGATCTCTTCCCCCCATAAAAGAGGGTGAAGTTTTAGGTCATGAAGTTCATCTGTATGGGTGCCTGAGATGTGTTTGCCTATGGTTAATGAAAGGAAGAGTAGTTTGAACGTTTGTTTggttcataatcatattttagGGGAAGATGAAGGTAAGGAAAATGGATGATCAGAAGAAATTCTTAAGAAGTCAAAACACATAATTAAGGTCTTTGAGAAAATGAGGTTGACACTCTTGCAAGTATTTAACTATGATTAGAGCAAATGCATTGTCGTGTTTGTTTTAGTGCAATACATAGCAATTTGAGGTTTGCAATAGCTATGGAGGGGTTTTTCTTCTATGAATTTAGCTCAAAGTCCGagcttatccaaaaaaaaaactttaatgtcCAACTTAGATGAAAGAGCTTATTCATGCCGGATTAGACTTTTGAAGATTCATATGAtcttttaattagtaatttggTATTACCACAGAGAACTGTAGTTGGTGTCTGGACCcagagaaagtgagaaaggATGCACCCTTCTGCTTTGAGTGCTTGTCCAATCATTTTAGATATTCAGTCATTTAAGAGGAGTTGGAGTatggtgttttttctttttggggccCACCAGGTTATGCCAAGGGGGGTGCGTTGTGGAGCTTTTAGCAAGTTGCCAAGGCAGGTTTGGTAGATGCAGCAATATTGTGATTTGGAGTTGTCtcatgtggtgcatttggagcGACGAGCGAGAGAAATGCTAGAAATTTGATGGATGTGAAAAACTCATTCTCAATCTGAAGCTTTTGTTCCTTAAATCTTTATTTGAGTAAATGAATGCTTCTGCTCTATTCTATTTTGCCCATATGCTGAGATGTGTGACAGTTATACTTGTAGTGCTTAATTTTGGTGTACCTGTGTACATGGATTACGCCCCCTTTGTGTTTAATCATTGAAacatttacttattaaaaaaaaataaaaagaagagagccCCAGATACCCTCAACTTATCTTGTTAGGAATTGTATCTCTGTATGTAAGTATTTACTTTCATTTCCTTTTTGTTGGTCTATATCATCATTCAAAGATGTTAATGATTCAATCTTATCTgctcaagaaaagaaaattcaacatTACGTACCAAGTCTAATAAATTGGCAAACATTTATGTTGtacttaaatatttaaattgtgCCAATCTGTACTAAATGGAAATCTTACATACAAAGTCCAATAAATTGGCACACATTTAAGTGAGAACAAATTTTTGTCATAACGTTCTGGTTTATGGTAGTTGATTTCCATTCTTCTGCTGATGAGCATTATGCATACCAGAACCAAAAACATGGtaacacttctttttttaaggCTAATTATGTTTGAAAATTTGTCATTATTGTATAATCCATGAATACGACTGTGATGAGGAGAAGGTATATCCTATGCCCGCTGCATGCAGCAGGTCTCTCACAACATGTGAGGCCCACTAGTGTATGAGGCCCATGTGCTGTGAGAGTACCTGCTGTATACAGCAGGCACAGGATATCCTTTCACCTATGATGAGACCTCTGGAGTACTGTAACTTTGAACATATGTACTTATTTAACAATCGGAGGCGACGGGTCATTATGCTTTAAAATGTTAGTACGTAATGGCTGTTCAATGTTGTTCCATCATTTTTAATCATTCGTAATGATTTTTAAGATAGAAAAATGTTGGACTTTTATTGAATATTTATTCACTGTAAGTAggcattaaattaaaaattttaaaataaataaatcttatctCGTCTTTAAGGTGGGCATGTGAACTTATGTTACTTCATTCACGAAGGCTAAAAGAGTTCAAGCCCTAGTGATTGACTGATAGTAGATGTGGGTGTTATTATGTATTTTTGCTGAAGTGTAATTATAGAGTAATATgtattagattttgttttgcaTCTCTTTTGTTTGTATGGTCTTGATGGAAATAGCCTTACCAAGATCATTACTTCAATTAGCCTGTAGCAGCTTTTTCATCTCAAATTTTCTTAtccagcaaaaaaataaaaaataaaaagaaatcccaTAATTTTGGAGTATagtgtattttgtttgtttgtttttcagtCTACATGGCAACTACTTcgagttttaacttttaacctTCCATAATATGCAGTAAAAGCTCAAATTTTATCAACATTGCTGCATTTTGTGCTTAACTTCATATTTAATGTCTTCCAAGCACCAAATGCCAGTTtatcttattattttctttactcTTGCACAGATAGTTGATGGAAGACTGATATTTGTGGAAGTTGCAAAGACTgaaaaacctggagaggatgCTACCTCACAATAataaggctcttttttttttttgctcaatgCAGAGATCTGTGTGACAAATGCCGTTGAGATTTAGTGTCAAATGACTAATAATAGACAGTGTAAAACAAAGTAgccccccaatttttttcaattcttttctcttcttgctaccaaaagaaagaaataatatgCATATTTCTTTGGAAATTAGAATGCATGCTAGTTAGTTTCTTCTTTCTAGAACAGAACTTTTAGTTTGCTTGAACTTGTAACACCACACAAGCAATGTGCAATATCGTCTGATTCTTATTATTTACCAAAAAGCAAGTTGTTGTGTTTATTAAATACTGATATGGTTCTTATTGAGTTAAAGATCAGTTGAAGTGGGGCACCTTATCTACTCATGATTTTTATGCTTTTGGAATATAAAGGGGGAAATGGTGTTCCGAAGTCTAGATGATCTTAGGAGCCTTAAGGTAGTAAACTGTAAACCCTAAGATAAAGGAGTGCAAAAACATCTTGATTGGAAATAGAAATGTAGTAGTTATGAGGTTACTGCATCAAGAGATGGATATCTATCCCGACTTTGAGCAGGCTAAAGTTCTCACTAATTGTACATGTAAAGGATATTAGTACAGTGACTTATGAAATGTATTTCAAATTGCCACAAATTTGgaaatcattaaaattttcccaCACGTTTGCCCgggttcaaaaaaattaaaaattaaggtGGAATGGGGAATAGCTTTACCGTACTTGGTAGCTTTAACATTATGCTATTTGTATTGCAATACAAGATTCAGAACACAAATTTCACTTAATTTCTtgaggaaataaataaatttatcaacaCTAGGTATAACTCCTAAGACTTTTCAGGCCATGATGTGATTCGCCTCAACACAACTATCCCTGCTGAAATGAGCAAAATAAGTTTTCATTCACCGCTAACAGTGAATATAGTTGCGAATAAAACATGCTAAATGccaaatattatattaaacttTCAAAAACCTTAGAGCCCTTTATGTGCTCAACCCTTAAGCTAAAATGGACAATTTAGGAATTATTGATAAACCACTTCCATAAACAGATAAACCGTTAGCACAGGGAGATTTGACACTCCAAATTCCAAAATCCTCAAAAAGGATGGAAAAAATTCATCCTCTTGAAAGTGTCTCTTTAAGAAacaggtttgtttgtttgtagtTAACAATATGCCAAGGCTGTAACATGTATAGGATCCAGCTGCAAGTCCACTGAATTGAGTCAACCTTTAGCAGCATCCAGCTTCTCATTTACTTCTGAAACACATGAAAACTTGGAGATGCAACCATGACAGTTCACCTACATACAATACATGCATAAGCTCAAATTAAAGGAATTTATGATAAGTTTCTACCTCCTGGCCGACAAACAGATAAACCGTTAGCACAGGGAGATTTGACACTCCAAATTCTAAAATCCTCAAAAAGGATGGAAAAAATTCATCCTCTTGAAAGTGTCTCTTTAAGAAacaggtttgtttgtttgtagtTAACAATATGCCAAGGCTGTAACATGTATAGGATCCAGCTGCAAGTCCACTGAATTGAGTCAACCTTTAGCAGCATCCAACTTCTCATTTACTTCTGAAACACATGAAGACTTGGAGATGCAACCATGACAGTTCACCTACATACAATACATGCATAAGCTCAAATTAAAGGAATTTATGATAAGTTTCTACCTCCTAGCCGACCACCAAAGATAACGATCTGAATCCCTAGATTCCATCATACCATCAAGCAAATGGCCATAGCAGTGAGGTAGGCACAAAAACTCAGCCAGTgaccccccacccccaccctctttcctcttttttcagTATTTAATTGGCACAAGGAAGTATGAAAAGAGCTATTTGACATTTAGAATGTGATACTGCAACTTTGATACCCTTTCAATGTTTTAAATtctaatgcataaaaaatgaccTACCCAACAGATGAGATAGCTTATAGCTTCATCAATTAATCTCATGGCAAGAGCCACAAAATGTTAGCGGAACTGAGTCCCAACCTTCCTCCATGCCTCAAAGTGCTTGTACCTGAGATCCAAGTTGCTACCCCCGGTGTGCATAATGCACACGGATATTTCTGCCATCCAACATCTGAAGAGGATCATAAGATGCTAGTAAATCACATTAATTTCGCTTTGAGATTAGGCCCTTAACAGGGCTCTTTGCAaggcataaataaataatatcatgCCAAAGTAAATTTACCTGACCATCCATTTCTTTTAGAGCTATGGTGGCAGTAGTTTCAGAAGTGAACCGCACAAACCCATACCCTTTTGATCTTCCACTGACGTGATCACATATAACTTTAACTGCTAAATATGACAAAAGCATAACACCCTCAAGTAAATTCATGGTCATCAAACCTAAAAGCATAAGTAATAAGTTACAACCAAATAATCTACTACATTACCTTCAATTATCTCGCCATGTCGTCCAAAAGCATCCTTTAGAACAGCTTCATTAGTATCATAGGAAAGTCCTATAATCCAAAACTTAACATTACTCTTACAAAATTCGGCCATGAAGTACTGATATTCTCAAGAGACCAGGAAATAAAAAGACTCCCAAAATCTGAACCATTAATTTAATCTCATGACTGGCTAGGATTTTAACAACTCCACGAAGGAGTTAACTATAGAGAATCCTGATCCCGAAAAACTTGTTATGCCAAACCTATTGATTTGTGTATTCCATTTGGGCATGTGAGAATTCAATTGGCCTCTCTCATTTGATTAAGTGTAGGACACAGGACCCAGAAACTTAATATATCAAATGAACGCTAAAACCACTGAACCTAATTATTTATACCATTTTGGAACCCAAACCAACAGAAATTATGTGCGCTcagtcaaaattttaaactattgcATATTTTATATTCGCATCCTAGAATAACATATACTAGAGAAAATTGATAGCAAATAGATctcaattaaattaataattttctcAATCGAGCAATTTTAGGAATATGAGTTTGATactgaaaattcaaaaaaagataaagataaattgaAAAGTGAAAGTTAGAAATGACCTCCAACAAATAACTTGGTGGAAGAGTGGCGGGCCCACAACCATCTGCCTGAACGGAACGTCATACGGCAAATACGAACACCATCTTTTGAGCACTTCATTTTCTGTTATCGTTGCAAAGACAAACACTACCGGAGGAGAAAACGCTGACGTTTTGACTGGAGAGTAAAGCTAAAACGGTGGTCATTTCAAAGgaagtagcaaaaataaataagataacgtttaaatattttatttgaatttttttttcccatttaacCTTAAATCTCTAAGAATTTTGTTAGTTGTcacatttcaaaacaaattggaaaactagcatctcaagtttttaaaattcaatttcaatggtGGAACTCAAGCTATTAATCCTTGAGTTCTAGAGTTCTAAAACAGCTTACGTGGACAAATTTTCCATGTGGAATTACAAACTCGAGTTACAGAAACTCGATTTCTCAACaatcaaaatctcaaaatttcaaacacttTCAAACAcgttttcaaaaacacaaaacactcACTCAGACACTCACTCAAACACAAAACACTCTCCTCCTTCAGACACCCAAACCTTTACTCTACCAAAGACACTCCTCTCATCGGTGGCCAGAAAACCCTCAGTCATCCCCTCTCTATAAGAACAAAGTCCGTTAACCTTACTCTTTTGTCAAAATCCCGTTTGTCCCTACCTTTTTGTCAAAATCCCTCCTTGTTTGTCTCCTTTCAACATCCCAGGCTTATATATGTTCCACTAACAAAAGTTCAGATTTTTTCTGTGTATAGGTATCTCTGTCTTTCTGTAACACCCCATAGAGCAcccaagtttcaatttttaagttatgttttttcatttctatgtTCATTTATAGTTGGACccaatttctttgttttttgtttttgtttttgtttttgttttttgtttttttggtttccttaCACCCTTTTCAATTTATAGTTGACTCAACTGAATATTATGTTTCTTTGGTGTCtgttttttgggatttttttttaatgtgattgtgtttatgctttgtgattttgtttataagtttgtgtttttttagtgATTTTATTTAGTTGGTTTTTTGTAATTGTTATGTTTCAATTTGTTAtgagttgatattttgataagtTTGTACCGGTTTTGTGAAGATCTGATGAGGAAACTTTaatggattgaaaaaaaaaaaaaagaaaaaaaaagaaagaggaaagtttgaattttattatagtTGCTTGATTTTTGGTTCTTATATACGTTGGGGTGGACATAGAACTAGAAGTTTTACCAGCGGTTTGTTTGCAAGTTGAAGTCTTTGGTGTTGTATTGCATTAGTCCTTTGTGTTTAATTCACTTTTTCTAACATATGTTAAGTAAATATGGGTTAAAAAATGACCCAAGCACAGTCAACGATGACCTATGCAACTAGAATGATGTCTTGGGTTGAACCAAGTCCAGAAGCATAATTAACAAAGTAAATGATGATGCAATTAGTCTTGTGGTAAAAAAGATGAGATAGTTTAAAGCAGAGGAAGGTGATATGACTCTAAGTGATTACCTCTACCCCCATTACTCCAATCCATAGGAACATGTATCACAAACATTTGTATTTTATGGTATCAAGGTAGAATATTATGGGAATTTTGGGTAACACAGTGATAGATTGTCATGTGAAAAAATGGGAATATGTTTGTAATGTATAATAGGGGCATACACATGCATGTATTATGACCAAGCAGACTGagttattttgtttgattatagCAAACTTCTTAGCCTTTGCAATCTCAGATCTTTTTACACACTaacttggaaatttttttaatttttttctccagTATATATtcgtaaaaaaataaaataaaaaattaactacCTTTCTTAACAAGAAAATTGAATCAGAATCCAACATCAAAATAAACTTTATTCACTTTGATGGAGGAGGATGGGATTGAAAGAGAAATTAGTGTCATTGAAATAGTAATTG
Protein-coding regions in this window:
- the LOC115976024 gene encoding glycine-rich RNA-binding protein 2, mitochondrial-like isoform X2; this encodes MKCSKDGVRICRMTFRSGRWLWARHSSTKLFVGGLSYDTNEAVLKDAFGRHGEIIEVKVICDHVSGRSKGYGFVRFTSETTATIALKEMDGQMLDGRNIRVHYAHRG
- the LOC115976024 gene encoding glycine-rich RNA-binding protein 2, mitochondrial-like isoform X1; this translates as MKCSKDGVRICRMTFRSGRWLWARHSSTKLFVGGLSYDTNEAVLKDAFGRHGEIIEAVKVICDHVSGRSKGYGFVRFTSETTATIALKEMDGQMLDGRNIRVHYAHRG